In Macrobrachium rosenbergii isolate ZJJX-2024 unplaced genomic scaffold, ASM4041242v1 171, whole genome shotgun sequence, a genomic segment contains:
- the LOC136838155 gene encoding golgin subfamily A member 6-like protein 7, protein MRKETKSTSKETKPVRKETKSTSKETKPMRKETKSTSKETKPVRKETKSTSEETKPMRKETKSTSEETKPMRKKPKSTSEETKPMRKETKSTSKETKPVRKETKSTSEETKPMRKETKSTSEETKPMRKETKSTSKETKPVRKETKSTSEETKQVRKETKSTSEETKPMRKETKSTSEETKPMRKETKSTSEETKPMRKETKSTSEETKSMRKETKPMRKETKSTSKETKPVRKETKSTSEETKPMRKETKSTSEETKPMRKETKSTSEETKPMRKETKSTSEETKSMRKETRSTSEETKPMRKETKSTREEIYSRRDHRTPKYRFPTDFQECSSLPFHLTDQSTRIS, encoded by the coding sequence ATGAGAAAGGAGACCAAATCAACAAGCAAGGAGACCAAACCAGTGAGAAAGGAGACCAAATCAACAAGCAAGGAGACCAAACCAATGAGAAAGGAGACCAAATCAACAAGCAAGGAGACCAAACCAGTGAGAAAGGAGACCAAATCAACAAGCGAGGAGACCAAACCAATGAGAAAGGAGACCAAATCAACAAGCGAGGAGACCAAACCAATGAGAAAGAAGCCCAAATCAACAAGCGAGGAGACCAAACCAATGAGAAAGGAGACCAAATCAACAAGCAAGGAGACCAAACCAGTGAGAAAGGAGACCAAATCAACAAGCGAGGAGACCAAACCAATGAGAAAGGAGACCAAATCAACAAGCGAGGAGACCAAACCAATGAGAAAGGAGACCAAATCAACAAGCAAGGAGACCAAACCAGTGAGAAAGGAGACCAAATCAACAAGCGAGGAGACCAAACAAGTGAGAAAGGAGACCAAATCAACAAGCGAGGAGACCAAACCAATGAGAAAGGAGACCAAATCAACAAGCGAGGAGACCAAACCAATGAGAAAGGAGACCAAATCAACAAGCGAGGAGACCAAACCAATGAGAAAGGAGACCAAATCAACAAGCGAGGAGACCAAATCAATGAGAAAGGAGACCAAACCAATGAGAAAGGAGACCAAATCAACAAGCAAGGAGACCAAACCAGTGAGAAAGGAGACCAAATCAACAAGCGAGGAGACCAAACCAATGAGAAAGGAGACCAAATCAACAAGCGAGGAGACCAAACCAATGAGAAAGGAGACCAAATCAACAAGCGAGGAGACCAAACCAATGAGAAAGGAGACCAAATCAACAAGCGAGGAGACCAAATCAATGAGAAAGGAGACCAGATCAACAAGCGAGGAGACCAAACCAATGAGAAAGGAGACCAAATCAACAAGAGAGGAGATCTATTCCAGAAGAGATCACCGCACACCAAAGTACAGGTTTCCAACGGACTTCCAAGAATGTTCGTCTCTTCCCTTTCACTTGACGGACCAGTCGAcaagaatttcatga